TCACCCCCTCGGGCTTGCGCTACCAGGAGTTACGCCTTGGCAAAGGCGCCAGTCCCAAGCGCGGGCAAACGGCGGTGGTGCATTACGTGGGCAAATTGGCCGATGGCCAGGTGTTTGACAGCTCCTACGACCGCAACCAGCCCTTTCGGTTTCGGGTGGGCGTCGGCCAGGTGATCAGGGGCTGGGACGAAGGCGTGGCAACCATGCGCGTCGGCGGCCAGCGCCGCTTGGAGATTCCCCCGGAACTGGGCTACGGGGCGCAAGGAGTCGGCGGCGTGATTCCCCCCAACGCCACCCTGTACTTTGACGTGGAGTTGCTGGCGATTCAGCCCTAGTCCACTTCGGTGGGCACCGATAGGGTCATCCCGGCAATGTGGGTCACAGGCGGCTCGCCCTTGAGCGGAATGTTTTCGTTGATGGCCTGGATTTCTTGGGCAGTGTAGGCGTTGATTTGGTGAATGTACTCCGGCAAGATGGCCCCCAGGCGCGGCGTGTAAAAGCGATGCAGGCTGAAGTTGGGCGTGGCCCAGAACCCCCGCCGTTTCTTATGGCGTCCACCGGCTCCTGGATCGAACGCCTGAATCCCTTCGGCAATTGCCCAGGCAATCGGCGTGTAGTAACAGGTTTCA
The DNA window shown above is from Gloeomargarita sp. SKYB120 and carries:
- a CDS encoding FKBP-type peptidyl-prolyl cis-trans isomerase; its protein translation is MEHLPAILVSLGVFIVCALVLVGAQVLASARSSPPEMAPAETPTPSAQDVAQAEPPVRPRTTLDDWIITPSGLRYQELRLGKGASPKRGQTAVVHYVGKLADGQVFDSSYDRNQPFRFRVGVGQVIRGWDEGVATMRVGGQRRLEIPPELGYGAQGVGGVIPPNATLYFDVELLAIQP